Proteins encoded together in one Nostoc sp. PCC 7524 window:
- a CDS encoding pentapeptide repeat-containing protein, producing the protein MSEVNYQQPVSTADTLIESYAAGKRDFSKAELGDANLQGVNLKGSDLSYGDLSTANLRGANLRGTDLSFADLSQADLQDADLRGAMLMSANLRQANLQGAKLEKADCDRNTHFPPNFDFIAAGVALKEENSDTN; encoded by the coding sequence ATGTCTGAAGTTAATTATCAACAGCCAGTTAGTACGGCAGATACTCTCATCGAGAGTTACGCGGCAGGCAAGCGAGATTTTAGTAAGGCTGAACTCGGTGATGCCAATTTACAAGGCGTGAACCTCAAAGGATCTGACCTCAGCTATGGTGACTTGAGTACAGCTAATCTCAGAGGCGCGAATCTTAGAGGTACTGACTTAAGTTTTGCCGATTTGAGTCAAGCTGATTTGCAAGATGCGGATCTCAGAGGTGCAATGCTGATGTCAGCGAATCTGCGCCAAGCTAACCTCCAAGGGGCAAAGTTAGAAAAAGCTGACTGCGATCGCAACACTCATTTTCCCCCAAATTTTGACTTTATAGCCGCAGGTGTAGCACTCAAAGAGGAAAACTCTGACACAAATTGA
- a CDS encoding hydrogenase maturation protease encodes MNKTMVIGYGNDLRSDDGIGQRIANEIACWHLSSVQSLAVHQLTPDLAAALTNSDLVIFVDACLPVDGYDVQIQPLLPACDIDSSVHTGNPRSLLALTQALYDHCPPAWLVTIPGINFEIGDRLSRIAEMGKAVALVKIIQLLDKVNNHWVDVRVSA; translated from the coding sequence ATGAACAAAACAATGGTGATTGGTTATGGTAATGATTTGCGAAGTGATGACGGTATCGGCCAACGCATAGCAAATGAGATTGCTTGCTGGCATTTATCGTCTGTACAGTCCCTTGCAGTCCACCAACTTACACCGGATTTAGCGGCTGCTTTAACAAATAGCGATTTGGTGATATTTGTAGATGCTTGTCTCCCTGTAGATGGCTATGATGTGCAAATACAGCCACTTTTACCTGCTTGTGATATCGATAGCAGCGTACATACAGGTAATCCGCGATCGCTGTTAGCTTTAACTCAAGCCCTTTATGATCACTGTCCTCCGGCTTGGTTAGTGACAATACCAGGAATTAACTTTGAAATAGGCGATCGCCTCTCCCGTATTGCGGAAATGGGCAAAGCAGTGGCTTTGGTGAAAATTATTCAACTTCTGGACAAAGTAAACAATCATTGGGTTGATGTTAGGGTATCAGCTTAG
- the acs gene encoding acetate--CoA ligase alpha subunit: MQKSLKQTSDRSTASIDRAYDILQAEKVNPLDAIFAPQSVAVIGASEKVGSVGRTILWNLISNPFGGTVFPVNPKRHSVLGIKAYATIADIPEAVDLAVIATPAPTVPGVIAECVDAGVKGVIIISAGFKEAGAEGIALEQQILAQARRSKIRIIGPNCLGVMSPRTGLNATFASAMARSGNVGFLSQSGALCTAILDWSVRENVGFSAFVSIGSMLDVGWGDLIYYLGDDPHTKSIVIYMESIGDARSFISAAREVALTKPIIVIKAGRTEAAAKAAASHTGALAGSDAVLDAAFRRCGVLRVDSISDLFDMAEVLAKQPRPQGPRLTILTNAGGPGVLATDALIETGGELAPISPEVINSLNQILPTHWSHANPIDILGDADPQRYTQALEIAAKDPNSDGLLVILTPQAMTDPTQTAEQLKPYAQITNKPILASWMGGADVATGEIILNRQRIPTYPYPDTAARVFSYMWQSSYNLRGIYETPVLPAIDAGNGIPYRNLVENIIFAARQAGRTILTEYESKQILAAYGIPIVATCVAKTEDEAVQCAENIGYPVVLKLYSQIITHKTDVGGVQLNLPDANAVRRAYQTIESNVRELETTPTPSPLFLGVTVQPMIKMDGYELIIGSSLDPQFGPVLLFGAGGQLVEVFQDSAIALPPLNTTLARRMMEHTKIYKALKGVRGRQSIDMAALEDLMVAFSHLVVEQRWIKEIDINPLLATPNGESRESGVGSRETSPLPSLIALDARVVLHEPDMTETQLPKLAIRPYPTQYVGEWTMKDGTAVTIRPIRPEDEPLLVKFHETLSEESVYFRYFHLMKLSHRITHERLTRICFIDYDREMALVVEYQDPTTGTRQILAVGRLSKLHGTNTAEFAILVSDRSQCQGIGTELVRRLLQVGRDEQVTHITADILADNQGMQRVCEKLGFRVERTSDTTVMKAEITL, translated from the coding sequence ATGCAAAAATCTCTCAAGCAAACTAGCGATCGCTCTACGGCTAGTATTGATCGCGCTTATGATATTTTGCAGGCGGAGAAGGTCAATCCTCTTGATGCCATCTTTGCACCCCAGAGTGTTGCTGTGATCGGTGCTAGTGAAAAAGTTGGTAGTGTGGGACGCACGATTTTATGGAATTTAATTAGTAATCCTTTTGGTGGTACTGTTTTCCCTGTCAATCCTAAACGTCATAGTGTCCTAGGAATCAAAGCCTATGCCACAATTGCTGATATCCCCGAAGCAGTTGATTTAGCAGTTATTGCCACCCCAGCACCCACAGTTCCCGGAGTCATTGCTGAGTGTGTGGATGCAGGCGTTAAAGGTGTAATTATTATTTCTGCTGGATTTAAAGAAGCTGGTGCAGAAGGTATAGCTTTAGAACAGCAAATTTTAGCCCAGGCGCGACGCAGTAAAATCCGCATCATTGGACCCAATTGCCTGGGTGTGATGAGTCCCCGCACTGGTTTAAATGCAACTTTCGCCAGTGCAATGGCGCGTTCTGGTAATGTGGGTTTTCTCAGTCAAAGTGGGGCGCTGTGTACTGCCATCCTAGATTGGAGTGTACGGGAAAATGTCGGCTTTAGTGCCTTCGTTTCCATCGGCTCAATGCTAGATGTCGGTTGGGGCGACTTGATTTACTATCTCGGTGATGATCCGCACACCAAAAGTATTGTGATTTACATGGAGTCTATTGGTGATGCCCGGTCATTTATCTCGGCGGCGAGGGAGGTGGCACTCACTAAGCCGATTATTGTGATTAAGGCAGGACGCACAGAAGCAGCCGCCAAAGCCGCCGCCTCCCACACAGGGGCGTTAGCTGGTAGTGATGCTGTCTTAGATGCTGCTTTCCGCCGTTGTGGGGTATTGCGGGTGGATAGTATTTCCGATTTGTTTGATATGGCGGAGGTACTAGCCAAACAACCCCGTCCCCAAGGGCCACGTTTGACAATCCTCACCAATGCTGGTGGGCCGGGGGTATTAGCTACAGATGCTTTAATTGAGACTGGCGGCGAACTTGCACCCATTTCTCCAGAAGTAATTAACTCCCTCAACCAAATCCTACCCACCCATTGGAGTCACGCCAACCCAATTGATATTCTCGGTGACGCTGACCCCCAACGCTATACCCAAGCTTTAGAAATTGCTGCCAAAGATCCCAATAGTGACGGTCTATTGGTGATTCTCACACCCCAAGCAATGACCGATCCCACCCAAACGGCAGAACAGTTAAAACCCTACGCCCAAATTACTAATAAGCCCATCCTCGCCAGTTGGATGGGGGGTGCAGATGTGGCAACTGGGGAGATAATTCTCAATCGTCAACGCATCCCCACATATCCTTATCCAGATACGGCGGCGCGGGTGTTTAGTTATATGTGGCAGTCCAGCTACAACCTACGCGGTATCTACGAAACTCCTGTCTTACCAGCAATTGATGCTGGGAATGGTATCCCCTATCGCAATTTAGTAGAAAATATTATCTTTGCCGCACGTCAGGCAGGCAGAACGATTTTAACAGAATATGAGTCAAAACAGATATTAGCAGCTTACGGCATCCCCATTGTGGCAACTTGTGTAGCCAAAACTGAGGATGAGGCGGTGCAATGTGCGGAAAATATTGGTTATCCCGTTGTTCTGAAACTCTATTCCCAAATCATCACCCATAAAACAGATGTTGGTGGTGTACAGTTAAACCTACCCGATGCTAATGCAGTCCGTCGCGCCTATCAGACTATAGAATCGAATGTCCGGGAATTAGAAACTACTCCCACCCCATCCCCCTTATTCCTCGGTGTGACTGTACAGCCAATGATCAAAATGGACGGCTATGAACTGATTATTGGTAGTAGCCTTGATCCCCAATTTGGGCCAGTGTTGTTGTTTGGTGCTGGGGGACAGTTAGTGGAAGTATTTCAGGATAGCGCGATCGCCCTTCCACCCCTCAACACAACTTTGGCACGGCGGATGATGGAACACACCAAAATTTACAAAGCCCTCAAAGGTGTGCGGGGACGGCAAAGTATTGATATGGCAGCCCTTGAGGATCTAATGGTGGCCTTTAGTCATCTGGTTGTTGAACAGCGTTGGATTAAAGAAATTGATATTAATCCCTTGTTAGCGACTCCAAATGGAGAAAGTAGGGAATCGGGAGTAGGGAGTAGGGAAACTTCACCACTTCCCTCACTAATTGCTTTAGATGCGCGGGTGGTTCTCCATGAACCAGATATGACAGAAACCCAACTGCCTAAGTTAGCAATTCGTCCCTACCCTACACAATATGTAGGCGAGTGGACAATGAAAGATGGTACAGCTGTAACTATTCGTCCCATTCGCCCCGAAGACGAACCTTTGTTGGTGAAATTTCACGAGACACTCTCAGAGGAAAGCGTTTATTTCCGCTACTTCCATCTGATGAAATTAAGCCATCGCATCACCCATGAACGTCTGACACGTATCTGCTTTATTGATTACGATCGCGAAATGGCCTTAGTAGTAGAATACCAAGATCCCACAACTGGAACACGGCAAATATTAGCGGTGGGGCGATTAAGTAAATTGCATGGTACAAATACAGCTGAATTTGCGATATTAGTAAGCGATCGCTCTCAATGTCAGGGTATAGGTACAGAATTAGTCAGAAGATTGCTACAAGTAGGACGTGATGAGCAAGTCACACACATCACTGCTGATATCCTAGCTGATAATCAGGGGATGCAAAGAGTCTGTGAAAAACTCGGTTTTCGTGTGGAACGCACCAGCGATACAACTGTGATGAAAGCCGAAATTACGCTCTAG
- a CDS encoding DMT family transporter: MIVIKPKRRHRLIHRISGQTYLWLAVLIFGASSAVTRKLTEIGAHHFVGGRNPISLCNVLFVGNLCALMVMILIYGRQFHKATLQQISRQEWISLTAVAILSGAIAPGLIFQALALTGVNNVILVGRVEPPLTLTLSVWLLKEHVSVWEFMGAVAAFVGVTLTILLQPPGVGMMNMTGLQLGLGEVLVALGSVAVAISTIIGKKYLSQVPLGISSIFRTALGTVIFFLTALLFYGSDHFADVLSPFLWQWMFLYGGLIVVVGQSFWTKGLKTSTASAASLVGSFTPIAGIIAAYLILGEVPTMAQYVGGSLMMVGIFLSQVGKRYQISHKEAAVAKITSVKAEKEVEMGMGFKGI; this comes from the coding sequence GTGATTGTGATTAAACCCAAAAGACGACATCGCCTAATCCACAGAATTTCCGGGCAAACGTATCTTTGGTTAGCAGTCCTCATTTTTGGAGCATCTAGTGCAGTTACCCGCAAGCTGACAGAAATTGGCGCACATCACTTTGTCGGTGGACGCAATCCGATTTCATTGTGTAACGTTTTATTCGTGGGGAATCTGTGCGCCTTGATGGTGATGATTCTCATCTATGGCAGACAGTTTCACAAAGCTACTTTACAGCAAATATCAAGACAAGAGTGGATTAGTCTGACAGCAGTAGCTATCTTATCAGGTGCGATCGCTCCCGGCTTAATTTTCCAGGCATTGGCACTCACAGGGGTAAATAATGTGATTTTGGTAGGACGAGTAGAACCGCCTCTAACTCTCACTTTATCAGTCTGGTTGCTAAAAGAACACGTCAGCGTTTGGGAATTTATGGGTGCTGTTGCTGCTTTTGTCGGCGTTACCCTGACTATTCTGCTTCAGCCTCCAGGGGTAGGCATGATGAATATGACAGGTTTGCAATTGGGTTTAGGGGAAGTGTTGGTAGCACTAGGCTCTGTAGCGGTAGCTATTTCCACAATTATTGGCAAGAAGTACCTCTCCCAAGTCCCGTTAGGAATTTCTAGTATTTTTCGTACTGCATTAGGAACAGTAATCTTTTTCTTGACTGCTTTACTATTCTATGGCAGCGACCATTTTGCTGATGTACTCTCACCATTCCTGTGGCAGTGGATGTTTCTCTATGGTGGATTAATTGTGGTAGTAGGTCAATCATTCTGGACTAAAGGCTTGAAAACTTCTACTGCATCTGCGGCTTCCTTAGTTGGCTCTTTTACCCCAATTGCAGGTATCATTGCAGCTTATTTGATCCTGGGTGAAGTTCCAACTATGGCTCAATATGTCGGTGGTAGCTTGATGATGGTAGGCATATTTCTCAGCCAAGTAGGCAAAAGATATCAGATATCTCACAAAGAAGCGGCGGTTGCTAAAATCACTTCTGTGAAAGCAGAAAAAGAGGTAGAAATGGGTATGGGATTTAAAGGTATTTAG
- a CDS encoding NAD(P)/FAD-dependent oxidoreductase: protein MQQASHPIVILGGGFAGLFTALHLSQQNYSHPIILIEQRDRFSFKPLLYELLSGELHSEQVYPRYQELLAGSNVSFVQDTVQSIELHQRRVNTASSQVFEYRNLVLALGSKTTYFNTPGAAEYAMPFTSGEEAIALRKHLRHQLHQAIQTPDPKRRRLLLTFAIIGAGPAGIELACTLADLLPIWYDELGGDGSEIRVVLINRSREILKGDVNSHLRCTVQRAMKNRVIPVDFLFDATVTKITSDGVEYRQHNQTQMLQAGTIAWTAGTAPHPLLMELPVPNNRGRLLVTPTLQLSDFPEVLAAGDCATSSDYPQPPTAQVAYQQGIAIAQNLKRMQERKPTIPIQIQMRGTLMKLGLNEGVANLFNKVQIKGQPGHLIRAGTYLQLLPNSVHNRKVTTEWLTDELFQRHRSVTPMQLGQTPWLSGVATATAALILATPLIWRAAQPMQFQQNLSWTGIPTLLDYLTPPSR, encoded by the coding sequence ATGCAGCAAGCATCTCATCCTATAGTCATCCTGGGTGGTGGCTTTGCTGGGCTGTTTACAGCTTTGCACTTAAGTCAGCAAAATTACTCCCACCCGATTATTTTAATTGAACAGCGCGATCGCTTTAGTTTCAAACCGTTGTTATATGAACTACTGAGTGGCGAACTGCACAGCGAACAAGTTTATCCTCGCTATCAAGAGTTGTTAGCTGGTAGCAATGTCAGCTTTGTGCAGGATACGGTGCAATCAATTGAGCTACATCAACGCAGAGTTAATACAGCCTCTAGTCAGGTTTTTGAATACCGTAACTTAGTATTAGCACTGGGTAGCAAAACCACCTACTTTAACACTCCAGGGGCGGCAGAATATGCAATGCCTTTTACATCTGGGGAAGAGGCGATCGCACTCCGAAAACATTTGCGTCATCAACTACATCAAGCCATCCAAACACCAGATCCAAAACGTCGTCGCCTACTATTGACTTTTGCCATCATTGGTGCAGGCCCAGCTGGTATTGAATTGGCGTGTACATTAGCAGATTTACTTCCTATTTGGTATGACGAGTTGGGGGGTGATGGTAGCGAAATTCGCGTTGTTCTAATCAACCGTAGTCGGGAAATCCTCAAGGGTGATGTGAATAGTCATTTGCGTTGCACTGTCCAGCGTGCCATGAAAAATCGTGTAATTCCTGTGGATTTTTTATTTGATGCGACTGTCACCAAAATAACCTCTGACGGTGTAGAGTATCGGCAACATAACCAAACACAGATGTTACAGGCGGGAACGATCGCTTGGACGGCTGGGACTGCACCTCATCCTTTGTTGATGGAGTTACCAGTTCCCAACAACCGAGGGCGGTTATTGGTGACACCGACATTGCAACTATCTGATTTTCCTGAAGTCTTGGCGGCGGGAGACTGTGCCACGTCTAGCGATTATCCCCAACCACCTACAGCCCAAGTAGCCTATCAACAAGGAATTGCGATCGCGCAAAATCTCAAACGAATGCAGGAACGCAAACCAACCATTCCTATACAAATCCAAATGCGTGGCACGTTGATGAAATTAGGACTAAACGAAGGTGTTGCTAACTTATTCAACAAAGTGCAAATCAAAGGACAACCTGGCCATCTGATTCGAGCCGGAACATATTTACAACTATTGCCCAATTCTGTCCACAACCGCAAAGTCACAACTGAATGGTTAACGGACGAATTATTTCAACGTCATCGTTCTGTTACCCCCATGCAGCTAGGACAAACACCCTGGTTATCTGGAGTAGCAACTGCCACAGCTGCACTAATTTTAGCCACTCCTCTTATTTGGCGGGCAGCCCAACCGATGCAATTTCAACAAAACCTCAGTTGGACAGGCATTCCCACATTACTAGATTACCTGACACCCCCATCTCGATAA
- a CDS encoding DoxX family membrane protein: protein MKYLLNLRTAVIVNRITMGLFFFVSGIANYLNFSVPNGFYQTVITQKLQMIGPGIPPGWEGVGPLPWLIAVPYAWLLPLAEIVLGALFALNYWVRWTGLLLILMTFSIILAFGIVPAGSLFPNGAESFNKNILFMTLIWICIAYDAYEQKMSRRRSQAMADAVNTADDDM from the coding sequence ATGAAATACCTACTCAACCTCCGCACAGCCGTTATAGTTAACCGCATTACAATGGGCTTGTTCTTCTTTGTCTCCGGTATTGCCAACTATTTAAATTTCAGTGTTCCTAACGGTTTCTACCAAACCGTAATCACTCAAAAATTGCAAATGATAGGGCCGGGAATTCCCCCCGGATGGGAAGGTGTGGGGCCGCTACCTTGGCTGATTGCTGTTCCCTATGCTTGGTTGTTACCTTTAGCAGAAATCGTCCTAGGTGCATTGTTTGCCCTCAACTATTGGGTGCGGTGGACAGGTTTATTACTAATACTTATGACATTTAGCATCATTCTGGCATTTGGGATTGTCCCTGCTGGTAGCCTATTTCCCAATGGCGCAGAAAGCTTTAACAAAAACATCCTGTTCATGACTTTAATTTGGATCTGCATTGCCTACGATGCTTACGAACAGAAAATGAGTCGTCGTCGTAGTCAAGCAATGGCTGATGCTGTTAATACTGCTGACGATGATATGTAA
- a CDS encoding response regulator transcription factor gives MTAHILLVEDEVKLARFVELELSSEGYQVSVAHDGITGLTLARESSLDLAILDWMLPGLTGLELCRRLRATGNKMPVILLTAKDEVSDRVAGLDAGADDYVVKPFSIEELLARIRAHLRRTQDTDDDLLQFEDLSLNRRTREVFRGKRAIELTAKEFDLLEYLLSHPRQVFTREQILEKVWGYDFMGDSNIIEVYVRYLRLKLEENNEKRLVHTVRGVGYALRE, from the coding sequence ATGACAGCACATATCCTTCTGGTTGAAGATGAAGTTAAATTAGCGCGATTTGTGGAATTAGAACTGAGTAGCGAAGGTTATCAAGTCAGCGTAGCCCATGATGGTATAACTGGTTTAACCCTAGCGCGGGAGTCATCGCTAGATTTAGCCATTCTAGATTGGATGTTGCCAGGATTAACAGGTTTGGAACTTTGTCGCCGCTTGCGAGCTACAGGAAACAAAATGCCAGTGATATTGTTGACAGCCAAAGATGAAGTGAGCGATCGCGTGGCAGGATTAGATGCAGGAGCCGATGATTATGTAGTTAAGCCCTTCAGTATTGAAGAACTACTAGCCAGAATCCGCGCCCATCTGCGCCGTACTCAAGACACAGATGATGATTTATTGCAGTTTGAAGACTTGAGTTTAAATCGTCGTACCCGTGAAGTGTTTCGCGGTAAACGTGCAATTGAGTTAACCGCAAAAGAGTTTGACTTATTAGAATATCTGCTTTCACATCCCCGGCAAGTTTTTACGAGAGAGCAAATTTTAGAGAAAGTTTGGGGTTATGATTTCATGGGCGATTCTAATATTATTGAAGTTTATGTTCGTTATTTACGGCTCAAATTGGAAGAAAATAACGAGAAACGCTTAGTTCATACAGTGCGTGGTGTAGGTTACGCACTGCGTGAATAA
- a CDS encoding sensor histidine kinase, giving the protein MTVLLVATTAAIATVFIRRSLLPLRQMNQWAATYAQELSPYQPKLTGTLSEVKAIAKTWNDLLIRLAEVREQQRQFTNDLAHELRSPLSLVYAYLQRTWQRRHNLPDSQKEALEMAVADAERMTQILQDLLDLARAGSSTMPLQAEQMILNNLVADMAQMSEKFEGRAILLEIAPFPIQVKADRTQLMQALNHLIDNAVKHSDTDEPITLQLTQTDGWAVIQVSDHGCGIPLAEQSRIFEPFYRVDTSRSRATGGTGLGLSIVKRLIERMGGQVGVRSEPGNGSTFILKLPALGS; this is encoded by the coding sequence ATGACTGTATTGTTAGTGGCTACAACTGCTGCGATCGCCACTGTGTTCATCAGGCGATCGCTGTTGCCATTACGACAGATGAATCAATGGGCTGCAACCTACGCTCAAGAATTAAGTCCCTATCAGCCAAAGTTAACTGGAACCCTCAGCGAAGTCAAAGCGATCGCCAAAACTTGGAATGATTTATTAATCAGGCTTGCCGAAGTTAGAGAACAACAGCGACAGTTTACCAACGACTTAGCGCACGAGTTACGCTCACCTCTCTCGCTGGTTTATGCCTATCTGCAAAGAACCTGGCAACGCCGTCATAACTTGCCAGATTCGCAAAAAGAAGCCTTAGAAATGGCTGTTGCTGATGCAGAACGCATGACTCAGATACTACAAGATTTACTTGATTTAGCGCGAGCCGGTAGCAGTACGATGCCCTTGCAAGCTGAACAAATGATCCTGAACAATTTGGTTGCAGACATGGCACAGATGAGCGAAAAATTTGAGGGAAGGGCAATCCTGCTAGAAATCGCCCCGTTTCCCATTCAAGTAAAAGCAGATCGCACCCAGCTAATGCAGGCGTTAAATCATTTAATTGACAATGCAGTTAAACACTCAGATACAGATGAGCCAATTACTTTGCAGCTCACTCAGACTGATGGTTGGGCTGTAATTCAAGTCAGTGATCATGGCTGTGGTATTCCATTGGCGGAACAGTCGCGCATTTTTGAACCCTTTTACCGAGTCGATACATCTCGTAGTCGTGCAACTGGGGGGACAGGCTTGGGTTTATCCATCGTCAAACGCCTTATAGAACGAATGGGGGGGCAGGTAGGAGTTCGCTCAGAACCAGGTAATGGCAGCACTTTTATTCTCAAATTACCAGCATTAGGATCATAA
- a CDS encoding DUF2808 domain-containing protein, with the protein MKGLISGSLSALILTTTSTAIAAPVNYEQINSQPSSQVALKINVPHITNSGIRNNNHFIRVAVVGMSLQDLMISVPSQMERFNGVRVRDKSGMDIAAKIEISQGNVSIIFEQPVAPGNSVEVQFTGVKMAVSTDKILLYGVTAKRVGLEGEIPIGTARIDIPN; encoded by the coding sequence ATGAAAGGTTTAATTAGTGGTAGTTTATCTGCTTTAATACTCACTACCACTTCTACGGCTATAGCTGCACCTGTCAACTATGAACAGATCAATTCACAACCATCCTCTCAGGTTGCATTAAAAATTAACGTCCCCCATATTACTAACTCTGGTATCCGAAATAATAATCACTTTATCAGAGTGGCGGTTGTTGGGATGTCTTTACAAGACTTGATGATTTCTGTTCCTAGCCAAATGGAACGCTTTAATGGCGTTCGGGTTAGAGATAAATCTGGTATGGATATCGCGGCTAAAATAGAAATTAGTCAAGGAAATGTATCAATTATCTTTGAGCAACCCGTTGCTCCTGGTAATTCTGTAGAAGTTCAATTTACAGGCGTGAAGATGGCGGTTTCGACTGATAAGATTCTTCTCTATGGAGTAACCGCTAAAAGAGTGGGATTAGAAGGAGAAATTCCAATTGGAACAGCTAGAATTGACATTCCCAACTGA
- a CDS encoding DM13 domain-containing protein, with product MKAKQLIILGLTSLFMVSCVREPSNQQSTTNSTSANATLPVESTQGNTPAQSAKTSDKTTIKSGTFVSGEHTTQGTVRIKSQDGKSFLELDQSFKTSTSGPDLVVVLHRSDNVISSTKPPSYSLKEGDYIVIAPLQKFSGNQTYLIPNDINLAEYKSAAIWCRKFNATFGAASLSS from the coding sequence ATGAAAGCCAAACAGTTGATAATACTAGGTCTAACTTCTTTGTTTATGGTTAGCTGTGTCAGAGAACCATCAAATCAACAATCTACTACAAATTCTACATCTGCAAATGCCACTCTACCTGTAGAATCAACTCAGGGAAATACTCCAGCCCAGTCTGCTAAAACTTCAGACAAAACTACTATTAAATCAGGTACATTCGTTTCTGGAGAACACACAACTCAAGGAACAGTCCGCATCAAGAGCCAAGACGGTAAATCATTTCTTGAGCTTGATCAGTCATTTAAAACTTCTACATCAGGGCCTGACTTAGTAGTAGTTTTACATCGTTCCGATAACGTCATTAGTTCAACTAAACCACCATCCTATTCCTTAAAAGAAGGAGATTATATTGTCATAGCTCCTTTACAAAAATTTAGCGGTAATCAAACATATCTTATTCCTAACGACATTAACTTAGCAGAATACAAATCGGCTGCTATCTGGTGTCGCAAATTCAATGCTACTTTTGGTGCTGCCAGCTTGAGTAGTTAA